The following is a genomic window from Amycolatopsis cihanbeyliensis.
GGCGGCCGGCGCCAGGGCCGCGCTGGAGACCGCCTACGCGGCCGTCGAGGGGCTCGCCCGGCACGGCTACGACCTCGTGGCCTGGCTGTCCTCCGTGGACATCGAGCTGGACTGGCTGCGCCGTTGACCCCGCGGGTCAACCGATCGGTTGACCCGCGGCCGCCCGAAGGTTGATCGAGGTATGCCCGCCGGGGCGATCCGGCGAGTACCCGTGCCGGGCGATCCTCCTTCGCATGTCGATCGTCGAAGTACAGGGGTTGCACAAGCGCTACCGGGACAAGGTGGCGGTGCGGGACGTGTCGTTCGCCGTGGAGCGCGGGGAGATCTTCGGAATCCTCGGTCCGAACGGCGCGGGCAAGACCACCACGGTCGAGTGCGTCGAGGGGTTGCGCGAGCCGGACCGTGGCACGGTCTCGGTGCTCGGGCTCGACCCGCGCGCCGACACCAGGGCCCTGCGCGAGGTGCTGGGCGTGCAGCTGCAGGAGAGCAAGCTGCCGGACCGGATCACCGTGGCCGAGGCACTGCACCTCTACGCCTCCTTCTACGCCGAGCCCGCCGACCCGCGGGAACTGCTGGAGGTTCTCGGCCTCACCGAGAAACGCGACACCCACTACCGCAAGCTGTCCGGTGGGCAGCAGCAACGACTGTCCATCGCGCTCGCGCTCATCGGTAACCCGCGGGTGGCGGTGCTGGACGAGCTGACAACCGGGTTGGACCCCGCCGCCCGCAGGGAGACCTGGGAGTTGATCGAGCGCGTGCACGACCGCGGCGTGACCATCCTGCTGGTCACCCATCTCATGGCGGAGGCCGAGCGGCTGTGCGACCGGATCGCGGTCATCGACGCGGGCAGGGTGCTCGCCGTGGACACCCCGGCCGGCCTGGTCGCCGCGGTGAACGACGAGCAGCGCATCCGGTTCCGGCCGTCGGCTCCGGTCACCGAGGCCATGTTCGCCGAGCTGCCCGAGGTGCGCACCGTGGAGCGCACGGGAGGGCAGATCGTGGTCACCGGGTCCGGCAACGTGCTGCACGCGGTGACCGCCGTGCTGGCCCGTAACCAGATCATCGCCGGTGAACTGCGGGTGGACCAGGCCGATCTGGACGACGCCTTCCTTGCCCTCACCGGCCGGGCACTCGCCTGAGGCTCTGTTACGGAACTAGACATCACTACTCACGGTGAGTGAAAGAACGCGCGCGGCGTAGCCCACGAGCGGGGAGGCGGGGCGTACGGCCTGCCGAGGGAACGGTCGTGGCCAAGTCCAAGCCCCGCCGAGCCGATCGTGTCGCGCGTTGAGGAACAGGCACTGAGACTCTGAACGAGGGGACATCACCATGGCCGCGTTGCGCACCATGACCGCCGTCGAGGCGAAGCTCTACCTGCGGGACCCTGGCACGCCGATCATCGTGCTGGGCCTTCCGATCGGGCTGCTGCTGGTGCTCAGCCTGATTCCCGGGGTCACCGAGCCCAGCGAGGAGTTCGGCGGGCAGGTCCCGCTCGGTACCTTCATCGCACCGCTGTCCATCGCGATCCTGATCGCGATGATCGCGCTGAACATCTTCCCTTCCTACCTCGGCAACTACCGGGACCGGGGTATCCTGCGCCGTCTCGCCGCCAGCCCGGTGCCGCCGCGCGACCTGCTGTACGCACAACTGATCGTGAACCTGGCGGCCGCCGTGGTGGTGGCACTGCTGATCATCGTGGTCGGCCGGCTGGCGCTGGGGATGGAACTGCCCGCGAACCTCCCGGGATTCACGCTCGCCACGCTGCTCGGCGCGGCCGCGCTGTTCTCGGTCGGGCTGTTGATCTCCGCGTTCGCCTCGACCCAGAGCGTGGCCAACGGGATCGGCTCGGTGCTGTTCTTCCCGATGCTGGCCCTTGGCGGCGTCTGGGTACGCAAGGAGGACCTGCCCGACCTCCTGCAGACCATCGCGGACGTGCTGCCGCTGGGCGCCATGCTCAACGCGATGCGGGAGACGGCGGCGGGCGGGAACCCGAGGCCGCTCCAGCTGCTGGCGCTCGCCGGGTGCGCGGTCGTCTGCGGGGTACTGGCGGCGCGGTACTTCCGCTGGGGCACCCGGTGACCGCGCCCGGTAGCGGGCCGGGCGGGTGACGGCGAGCACGGCGTGCCGGGCGGATAATGGCGGGGTGCGCACCGGACCCGGCCGGCGGCCCTCCGCCTTCTGGCCCTCACTGCTGGCGGACGACAAGGTCCAGCCATGGCATCCGTGGGTGCTCGGCGCCGAGCGCGCGTTCCCCTTCCTGCTGCTGCCGGTCGCGACCCTGCTGGCGCTGCCGTCCTCCCCCAACGACCGGTCCCACCAGCTGGGCACCCTTGGCCTGGTGCTGGCCGCCGCGGTGTGGGTGCTGCTCACCGATACGATCCGGCCTGGCCACCTGCGGACGAGCCGGTGGGCCGAACTCGTCTCCTTCGCCGGTTTCACGGCCCTCGCCACCGTGTTGATGCTGCGCGAGAACCTGTTCCTGGTGTTCATGGTCGCCGGCTTCTTCTACGCTATCCGGCTGCGCCCGGTGCCGGTGATGTTCGGCGGGCTCGCCCTGTGCTCCACGCTGATCCACACCATCCCGGCCGGCGGGGTGGTGCATGCGCTGACCAAGAACCCCTTCCTGTGGCTGACCATCATCGCCGTGCAGACCCTGGCGATCGGCGGGGGCTCGCTGATGTCCGACGCGCTCACCGAGCAGAGCGAGGCGCGGCGCAAGGCGGTCGCCGATCTGGAGGCCGCGCTGGAGGAGAACGCCGGCCTGCACAGGCAGTTGCTCAGCCAGGCGCGGGAGGCCGGAATTCTGGACGAGCGGCAACGGTTGAGCCGAGAGATCCACGACACCCTCGCGCAGGGCCTCACCGGGATCATCACCCAGTTGCAGGCCGCCGAGCAGGCCCGCGCCGACCCGGCGGCCTGGCAGCGGCGTCTGGACACGGCTGCCGCCCTGGCCAGGGAGAACCTCGCCGAGGCCCGCCGGTCGGTGCACGCCCTCGGTCCGGAGCCGCTGGTCGACGCCCGGTTGCCGGAGGCACTGGCCGCGGTGGTGCGCCGATGGTCGGACAGGAGCGGAGTGCCGATCGAGTTCACCACCACCGGGGCCGCCCGGCCGATGCACCCCGAGATCGAGGCGACCTTGCTACGAGTCACCCAGGAGGCACTGACCAATGTGGCCAAACATGCCAAGGCGGCAAGGGTGGGCCTCACCTTGTCCTATATGGAGGACCAGGTGACGCTGGACGTGCGGGACGACGGCCGCGGCTTCGAGGTGAAGGCGGTGCGGCCGAACGGCCACGGCGGGTTCGGACTGAGCGGGATGCGCCAGCGGGTGCAACGGTTGGCCGGCAGCCTCGAGGTGGAGTCCGAGCGGGACGCCGGTACCGCGATCTCGGCGAGCGTCCCGGCGATTCCGGCGGGGAGCGCGGAAGGAGCGGACACATGGCTGTCACCCTGCTGATCGCCGACGACCACCCCATCGTGCGGGACGGCCTGCGCGGCATGTTCACCACGGAAGCCGGGTTCGAGGTGCTCGGCGAGGCTGCGGACGGCGCCGAGGCGGTCCGGCTGGCCGAGCGGTTGCGGCCCGATGTGGTGCTGATGGACCTGCGCATGCCGGGCACGGACGGGGTCACCGCGATCAACGAGCTCGCCGGGCTCGGCAACCCGGCCAGGGTACTGGTGCTCACCACCTACGACACCGACGCCGATGTGCTGACCGCGATCGAGGCCGGAGCCACCGGATACCTGCTCAAGGACTCGCCGCGGGCGGAGCTGTTCCGTGCGGTGCGAGCCGCGGCACGCGGCGAGTCGGTGCTCTCCCCCGCCGTGGCCGGCCGGGTCATGGGCCGGCTGCGCTCCCCGGCGAGGGAACCACTGAGCCGGCGCGAGCTCGAGGTGCTCGACCTGGTCGCGGCCGGCAGCACCAACAAGGAGACGGCGCGGACGTTGTTCATCAGCGAGGCGACCGTCAAGACGCACCTGCTGCACGCCTATGCCAAGCTCGGGGTCAAGGATCGCGCCGCGGCCGTGGCCACCGCATACGAGCGCGGGCTGCTGCGGCGGTCAGGCCGGTGACCAGCCGGTGCGGGCCGCCCAGTCCTCGGCCCGCTGGAAGGCCGCGTTGACCCAGCCCTGCTTCTCGTCGGCATAGCCGAACACGGTGCCGTCCGCGGCATGCGCCTCGGCGAGGCGCCGCTTGTGTTCGGCGTAGGCGTCGCGTTCCACGGGCTCGGCGCGCAGCCAGTCGCGGAACAGCAGGGCCAGCCGCCAGGCCGGACTCTCGGCTGAGCGGACGTGCAGGTTCACCGGCCTGCCCGGGTCCGCGCCGGTATGGAGCCGCTTGTCCCACCGCGCCGGATCGCCCCCGTCCTGCGGGTCGTCGAACCAGTGCCCCTCCGCGCGCAGGAAGCCCGCGGCGTTCAGTGGTTCGGCCAGCGCGTCGGCGTCGGCCAGGGTGGGCACGGTCAACTGCAGGTCGAGTACGTCCTTGGCGGGCAGGCCGGGCACGGCCGTCGAGCCGATGTGGTCGGCCCGCACCACGCGCTCCCCCGCCGCGAGCCGCACCCTGGCCAGCGCCCGCTCGGCCTGAGCGGGCCAGGACCCGTCGTGCGGGGTGATGACCGGGGACCGCTGCGCCCGGGGGCGGCGCAGGCGAAGGTTCGCCTCGAACGGGACCAGCCGATCGGCCCACAGTGCGTCCACCGCGGACAGCACGATGTCCGGGGCGCCGCCGTTGTCCAGCCACACGTCCGCGGCCGCGCGGCGTTGCCGCTCCTCGGCCTGGGCGGCGATGCGGGCGCGAGCGTCCTGCTCGCTCATACCCCGGGACTCCGCCAGCCGCCGCACCCGCACGTCCTCCTCGGCGTCGACCACGATCACCAGGTGGTAGTGCGCGGCCAGCCCGTTCTCCACCAGCAGTGGAATGTCGTGCACGAGCACCGCGTCCGGGGCTGCCCGCTCCATCATCTCCGCGGCGCGGGCGCCCACCCTGGGATGCACGATGCCGTTCAGCCTGCGCCGGGACTCCTCGTCGGCGAACGCGCGGGCCGCCAGTGCCTGCCGGTCGAGGCTGCCGTCCTCGGCCAGCACCTCGGCGCCGAAGGCCTCGACCACCTCGGCGAGGCCGTCGGTCCCCGGTTCCACCACCTGCCTGGCCAGCGCGTCCGCGTCGATCAGCACCGCGCCGTGCTCGGCCAGGCGATGGGCCACCGTGGACTTCCCGGCACCGATCCCGCCCGTCAACCCGACTCGCAGCATGGCGATCATTCAACCAGCCCGGCCGGCCCGGCAGCGCTCGCGGTCGACGGAGAGCCACTAACCGTCTCGTTATTCAACTGGTGTGAGTGACACGCCGCGAGGTTCACACGTTTTCGATCGTGGTTTGCGTACCGTGCCGTGCGACGGTGATCGCCCATACGGAGGAACGATGCCCGCCAACGAGCATGTCGGACGGCACCGGCTCGGGACCCCGGGTCTGGTGCACTGCGTCATGCACCGCCCGGTGGCCGAGGCACTCGCCGAGTTCCGGCGCAACTGGTTGACCGCCCTGCTGGTCCCGGCCAAGCACAGCCTCGCCGGGCTGCGGCGCAGGGCTCGCGCGGCCGCGTACGAACGCGCCTGGGCACCCGCGACCACCTGACGGCCGCGCCTACATCCGGGAATTCGGCGACGAATTCCCGTTTCGTCCTGCCCGGAACCCTCCCGGCACCGACCACACAAACGGATGCCCCGGTCCACGAAGGACCGGGGCATCCGCCTTATGCGTATCCGGGCTCAGGCGCCGCCGGAGAGCTTCTCGCGCAGCGCGGCAAGCTGCTCGTCGCTGGCCAGCGTGCCACCGGAGGCCGCCTGGTTCGACTCGCCGCCCTGGGCGGAGGAGTAGCTGCCGCCACCCTGGTCGGCAGGGCCCTCGTCGTCGCCGGCGACACTCTGCGCCGCCGCCTCGGCGTCGGCCTCGGCCGCCTTGGCGATCTGCCGCATGTGCTGCTCGTAGCGGGCGTGGGCCTCGGCGTACTGCCGCTCCCACTCCTCACGCTGCTTGTCGTAGCCCTCCTGCCACTCCTGGGTGTCCGGGTCGAAGCCCTCGGGGTAGATGTAGTTCCCCTGATCGTCGTACTCGGCGATCATGCCGTACTGCGTCGGGTCGAACTCGGTGTCCAGGGTGACGCCCTCGTTGGCCTGCTTCAGCGACAGCGAGATCCGCCTGCGGTCCAGGTCGATGTCGATGACCTTGACCATGACGTCGCCGTTCACCTGCACGACCTGCTCCGGAATCTCCACGTGGCGCTCGGCCAGCTCGGAGATGTGCACCAGGCCCTCGATGCCCTCCTCGACGCGGACGAACGCGCCGAACGGGACGAGCTTGGTGACCTTGCCCGGCACGATCTGGCCGATCGCGTGGGTGCGGGCGAACTGGCGCCACGGGTCTTCCTGGGTGGCCTTCAGCGACAGGGACACGCGCTCGCGGTCCATGTCCACTTCCAGCACCTCGACGGTGACTTCCTGGCCGACCTCGACGACCTCGCTCGGGTGGTCGATGTGCTTCCAGGACAGCTCCGAGACGTGCACGAGGCCGTCCACGCCGCCGAGGTCCACGAACGCGCCGAAGTTGACGATCGAGGAGACGACGCCCTTGCGGACCTGGCCCTTGGCCAGCGCGTTGAGGAACTCGCTGCGAACCTCGGACTGGGTCTGCTCGAGGTAGGCGCGGCGGGAGAGCACCACGTTGTTCCGGTTCTTGTCCAGCTCGATGATCTTGGCCTCGAGCTCGCGACCCACGTAGGGCTGCAGATCGCGCACGCGACGCATCTCGACCAGCGAGGCGGGCAGGAAGCCGCGCAGTCCGATGTCCAGGATCAGGCCGCCCTTGACGACCTCGATGACGGTGCCCTTGACCGGCTCGTCCTTCTCCTTGAGCTCCTCGATGGTGCCCCAGGCGCGCTCGTACTGCGCCCGCTTCTTGGAGAGGATCAGCCGACCTTCCTTGTCCTCCTTCTGCAGGACAAGGGCCTCGACTTCGTCACCGACAGTG
Proteins encoded in this region:
- a CDS encoding ABC transporter ATP-binding protein is translated as MSIVEVQGLHKRYRDKVAVRDVSFAVERGEIFGILGPNGAGKTTTVECVEGLREPDRGTVSVLGLDPRADTRALREVLGVQLQESKLPDRITVAEALHLYASFYAEPADPRELLEVLGLTEKRDTHYRKLSGGQQQRLSIALALIGNPRVAVLDELTTGLDPAARRETWELIERVHDRGVTILLVTHLMAEAERLCDRIAVIDAGRVLAVDTPAGLVAAVNDEQRIRFRPSAPVTEAMFAELPEVRTVERTGGQIVVTGSGNVLHAVTAVLARNQIIAGELRVDQADLDDAFLALTGRALA
- a CDS encoding ABC transporter permease, giving the protein MAALRTMTAVEAKLYLRDPGTPIIVLGLPIGLLLVLSLIPGVTEPSEEFGGQVPLGTFIAPLSIAILIAMIALNIFPSYLGNYRDRGILRRLAASPVPPRDLLYAQLIVNLAAAVVVALLIIVVGRLALGMELPANLPGFTLATLLGAAALFSVGLLISAFASTQSVANGIGSVLFFPMLALGGVWVRKEDLPDLLQTIADVLPLGAMLNAMRETAAGGNPRPLQLLALAGCAVVCGVLAARYFRWGTR
- a CDS encoding sensor histidine kinase, with translation MRTGPGRRPSAFWPSLLADDKVQPWHPWVLGAERAFPFLLLPVATLLALPSSPNDRSHQLGTLGLVLAAAVWVLLTDTIRPGHLRTSRWAELVSFAGFTALATVLMLRENLFLVFMVAGFFYAIRLRPVPVMFGGLALCSTLIHTIPAGGVVHALTKNPFLWLTIIAVQTLAIGGGSLMSDALTEQSEARRKAVADLEAALEENAGLHRQLLSQAREAGILDERQRLSREIHDTLAQGLTGIITQLQAAEQARADPAAWQRRLDTAAALARENLAEARRSVHALGPEPLVDARLPEALAAVVRRWSDRSGVPIEFTTTGAARPMHPEIEATLLRVTQEALTNVAKHAKAARVGLTLSYMEDQVTLDVRDDGRGFEVKAVRPNGHGGFGLSGMRQRVQRLAGSLEVESERDAGTAISASVPAIPAGSAEGADTWLSPC
- a CDS encoding response regulator, whose protein sequence is MAVTLLIADDHPIVRDGLRGMFTTEAGFEVLGEAADGAEAVRLAERLRPDVVLMDLRMPGTDGVTAINELAGLGNPARVLVLTTYDTDADVLTAIEAGATGYLLKDSPRAELFRAVRAAARGESVLSPAVAGRVMGRLRSPAREPLSRRELEVLDLVAAGSTNKETARTLFISEATVKTHLLHAYAKLGVKDRAAAVATAYERGLLRRSGR
- the coaE gene encoding dephospho-CoA kinase — translated: MLRVGLTGGIGAGKSTVAHRLAEHGAVLIDADALARQVVEPGTDGLAEVVEAFGAEVLAEDGSLDRQALAARAFADEESRRRLNGIVHPRVGARAAEMMERAAPDAVLVHDIPLLVENGLAAHYHLVIVVDAEEDVRVRRLAESRGMSEQDARARIAAQAEERQRRAAADVWLDNGGAPDIVLSAVDALWADRLVPFEANLRLRRPRAQRSPVITPHDGSWPAQAERALARVRLAAGERVVRADHIGSTAVPGLPAKDVLDLQLTVPTLADADALAEPLNAAGFLRAEGHWFDDPQDGGDPARWDKRLHTGADPGRPVNLHVRSAESPAWRLALLFRDWLRAEPVERDAYAEHKRRLAEAHAADGTVFGYADEKQGWVNAAFQRAEDWAARTGWSPA
- the rpsA gene encoding 30S ribosomal protein S1, which translates into the protein MTTDTTTAPTAPAQAQQVAINDVGTEEDFLAAIDKTIKYFNDGDIVEGTIVKVDRDEVLLDIGYKTEGVIPSRELSIKHDVDPAEVVTVGDEVEALVLQKEDKEGRLILSKKRAQYERAWGTIEELKEKDEPVKGTVIEVVKGGLILDIGLRGFLPASLVEMRRVRDLQPYVGRELEAKIIELDKNRNNVVLSRRAYLEQTQSEVRSEFLNALAKGQVRKGVVSSIVNFGAFVDLGGVDGLVHVSELSWKHIDHPSEVVEVGQEVTVEVLEVDMDRERVSLSLKATQEDPWRQFARTHAIGQIVPGKVTKLVPFGAFVRVEEGIEGLVHISELAERHVEIPEQVVQVNGDVMVKVIDIDLDRRRISLSLKQANEGVTLDTEFDPTQYGMIAEYDDQGNYIYPEGFDPDTQEWQEGYDKQREEWERQYAEAHARYEQHMRQIAKAAEADAEAAAQSVAGDDEGPADQGGGSYSSAQGGESNQAASGGTLASDEQLAALREKLSGGA